The proteins below come from a single Microtus ochrogaster isolate Prairie Vole_2 chromosome 8, MicOch1.0, whole genome shotgun sequence genomic window:
- the Umod gene encoding uromodulin — MRRLCSLTGLLVVMMVTPWLTVAGANDSSEAIRCSDCHSNATCMVDGVVTTCFCQLGFTGNGLHCEDVDECAIPQAHNCSANSVCVNTLGSYACACQDGFRLTPGLGCIDVDECAEPGLSDCHALATCVNREGNYSCVCSKGYEGDGRHCECSPDSCGPDLDCLPQGPGGALVCVDPCNMHETLAEYWRSTEYGAGYSCDSNLHGWYRFMGQGGVSMAETCVPVQRCNTAAPMWLNGSHPSSNEGIVSRTACAHWSGNCCLWSTEIQVKACTGGYYVYNLTEAPECNLAYCTDPSSVEGTCEECGVDEDCISENGRWRCQCKKDFNITDISLLDHKLECGTNDIKISLSKCQLQSVGFMKVFMYLSDSQCSGFSERGERDWMSVVTPAQDGPCGTVLRTNETHATYSNTLYLANEIIIRDINIRINFECSYPLDMKVSLKTSLQPMVSSLNISLGGTGMFTVRMALFQSPAYTQPYQGSSVMLSTEAFLYVGTILDGGDVSRFVLLMTNCYATPSSNATDPVKYFIIQDRCPNTLDTTIQVVENGESPQGRFSVQMFRFTGNYDLVYLHCEVYLCDSVNEQCKPSCSGTRLRSGNFIDQARVLNLGPITRQGVQAAVSKAASSNLRLLSIWLPLFLSVTLTLMSH, encoded by the exons aTGAGGCGGCTGTGCTCTTTGACCGGGTTGCTGGTGGTAATGATGGTAACCCCTTGGCTCACTGTAGCTGGAGCCAATGATTCATCAGAAGCAA TAAGGTGTTCCGATTGCCACAGCAACGCCACCTGCATGGTGGATGGAGTGGTCACAACATGCTTCTGCCAGCTGGGTTTCACTGGTAACGGGCTGCACTGTGAGGACGTGGATGAGTGTGCCATCCCTCAGGCTCACAACTGCTCTGCCAACAGCGTCTGCGTGAACACACTGGGTTCCTACGCATGCGCCTGCCAGGATGGCTTCCGTCTGACGCCTGGGCTGGGCTGCATTGATGTGGATGAATGCGCAGAGCCGGGACTCAGTGACTGCCATGCACTAGCTACCTGTGTCAACAGGGAAGGCAACTACTCGTGCGTGTGTTCCAAGGGCTACGAAGGGGATGGTCGGCACTGTGAGTGCTCCCCAGACTCCTGTGGGCCCGATCTGGACTGCTTGCCCCAGGGCCCGGGGGGAGCACTAGTGTGTGTAGACCCCTGCAACATGCACGAGACCCTGGCCGAGTACTGGCGCAGCACGGAATACGGTGCCGGCTACTCCTGTGACTCTAATTTGCATGGTTGGTACCGGTTCATGGGCCAGGGTGGCGTGAGCATGGCTGAGACCTGTGTGCCGGTCCAGCGATGCAACACAGCTGCGCCCATGTGGCTCAATGGCTCGCATCCGTCGAGCAACGAGGGCATCGTGAGCCGCACGGCCTGTGCGCACTGGAGCGGCAACTGCTGTCTGTGGTCCACAGAGATTCAGGTGAAGGCCTGCACAGGTGGCTACTATGTTTACAACCTGACGGAGGCCCCCGAATGCAATCTGGCTTACTGCACAG ATCCTAGCTCCGTGGAGGGGACCTGCGAAGAGTGCGGGGTAGACGAGGACTGCATATCAGAAAACGGCAGATGGCGCTGTCAGTGTAAAAAGGACTTCAATATCACAG ATATATCTCTCCTGGATCACAAGTTAGAGTGTGGGACCAATGACATCAAAATATCCCTCAGCAAATGCCAGCTCCAGAGTGTGGGCTTTATGAAGGTCTTCATGTACCTGAGTGACAGCCAGTGCTCGGGCTTCAGTGAGAGGGGGGAACGAGACTGGATGTCCGTGGTGACACCTGCCCAGGATGGCCCCTGTGGGACAGTGTTGAGG ACCAATGAAACCCATGCCACCTACAGCAACACCCTCTACCTGGCAAATGAGATCATCATCCGAGACATCAACATCAGGATCAACTTTGAATGCTCTTACCCCCTGGACATGAAAGTCAGCCTGAAGACCTCCCTACAGCCCATGGTCAG TTCCCTGAACATCAGCTTGGGTGGGACAGGCATGTTCACCGTGCGGATGGCGCTGTTCCAGAGCCCTGCCTACACACAGCCCTACCAAGGCTCCTCTGTGATGCTGTCCACAGAGGCTTTTCTGTATGTGGGCACCATACTGGATGGGGGTGACGTGTCCCGGTTTGTACTGCTAATGACCAACTGCTATGCCACGCCCAGTAGCAACGCCACAGACCCTGTGAAATACTTCATTATCCAGGACAG ATGTCCAAACACATTGGATACAACCATTCAGGTGGTGGAGAACGGCGAGTCCCCTCAGGGCCGGTTTTCTGTTCAGATGTTCCGGTTCACAGGAAATTATGACCTTGTCTACCTGCACTGTGAGGTGTACCTGTGTGACTCTGTGAATGAACAGTGCAAGCCT AGCTGCTCTGGGACTAGACTGAGAAGTGGAAACTTCATAGATCAGGCCCGGGTCCTGAACTTGGGCCCCATCACACGGCAAG GAGTCCAGGCTGCTGTATCCAAAGCTGCTTCCAGCAACTTAA ggCTCCTGAGCATCtggctgcctctgtttctctccgTCACTTTGACCCTGATGTCTCACTGA